The Streptomyces phaeolivaceus genome has a window encoding:
- a CDS encoding nucleotide exchange factor GrpE: MAAPNVERADDPPEDLTDLATRCADWLLAERARIERELRARYEPPAAPRPAAAVPTAPVPEVAAPLIRLLDRIAELPPTPPGTADARTHDPVLDWVRRSVLAALVAAGVTAVEDSGRADPTRHNVVATRTDPSGLRSGTIAETVRPGYLWGGTVLRHQEVIAYVPPTKPGHGTPDVTHTAVEPDDTPPCPPHGVPEPDGETPDVPQPGEEGDPTHDPSHSASPDSPPGSFHGSSREASHDDIR, translated from the coding sequence ATGGCTGCGCCGAACGTCGAGCGGGCGGACGACCCGCCCGAGGACCTGACCGACCTCGCCACCCGATGCGCCGACTGGCTCCTGGCCGAACGGGCCCGTATCGAACGGGAGTTACGGGCCCGGTACGAGCCCCCGGCAGCGCCGCGGCCCGCCGCGGCCGTGCCCACCGCCCCGGTGCCGGAGGTCGCGGCCCCGCTCATCCGGCTGCTGGACCGGATCGCCGAACTGCCGCCGACGCCCCCGGGGACGGCCGACGCCCGGACGCACGACCCGGTGCTGGACTGGGTGCGCCGCAGCGTGCTGGCCGCACTGGTCGCGGCCGGTGTCACAGCGGTCGAGGACTCCGGCCGGGCAGACCCCACCCGGCACAACGTGGTCGCCACCCGCACCGACCCGTCGGGCCTGCGCTCCGGCACCATCGCGGAGACGGTACGCCCCGGCTACCTCTGGGGCGGGACCGTACTCCGCCACCAGGAGGTCATCGCCTACGTACCACCGACGAAACCGGGCCACGGCACCCCCGACGTCACGCACACCGCCGTCGAACCCGACGACACACCCCCCTGCCCGCCCCACGGCGTACCCGAACCCGACGGCGAGACCCCCGACGTCCCGCAGCCCGGCGAGGAAGGCGACCCCACCCATGACCCGTCCCACAGCGCGTCCCCCGACTCACCACCCGGCTCGTTCCACGGTTCCTCCCGGGAGGCGTCCCATGACGACATCCGGTGA
- a CDS encoding C39 family peptidase, with amino-acid sequence MSWDPYDPGADPDADLTDPYADLTDPYADLTDPYAVPPDPYADPQSDPALDPDPAPDLAPDGAPATDDGVPDLPNFDPARSDPAAVLGNPGEAMDLWQQQEGQMACAISAQGMVLEYLTGERVSEEQLTEEAMSREWYDGTGTLPEHVGSLLGLHGVPVRQVEGASLEQLEGVIADGGAAIVTLDAQEIWAPGHDPDDDLLGDAPGIAGQDANHAVWVTGIDNSDPAHPTVILNDSGHPDGQGLEVPLDEFMGAWQDSGNFLVAAGTSREI; translated from the coding sequence ATGAGCTGGGACCCGTACGACCCGGGTGCCGACCCGGACGCGGATCTGACGGACCCGTACGCCGACCTGACGGACCCGTACGCCGACCTGACGGACCCGTACGCCGTACCACCGGACCCGTACGCCGACCCGCAGAGCGATCCGGCCCTTGACCCGGACCCGGCTCCGGACCTCGCCCCGGACGGGGCGCCGGCCACCGACGACGGCGTCCCGGACCTGCCGAACTTCGACCCCGCGCGGAGCGATCCCGCCGCCGTCCTCGGCAACCCCGGCGAGGCCATGGACCTCTGGCAGCAACAGGAGGGGCAGATGGCCTGCGCGATCAGTGCCCAGGGCATGGTCCTGGAGTATCTGACCGGGGAGCGCGTCAGCGAGGAGCAGCTCACCGAGGAGGCGATGAGCAGGGAGTGGTACGACGGGACCGGCACCCTGCCCGAGCACGTGGGGAGCCTGCTGGGACTGCACGGTGTGCCGGTGCGGCAGGTGGAGGGCGCGTCCCTGGAGCAGTTGGAGGGCGTGATCGCGGACGGCGGTGCCGCGATCGTCACCCTGGACGCGCAGGAGATCTGGGCACCGGGACACGACCCGGACGACGACCTCCTCGGTGACGCGCCGGGCATCGCGGGGCAGGACGCCAACCACGCCGTCTGGGTCACCGGCATCGACAACAGCGACCCCGCGCACCCGACGGTGATCCTCAACGATTCCGGGCACCCCGACGGCCAGGGCCTGGAGGTGCCGCTGGACGAGTTCATGGGCGCCTGGCAGGACTCCGGCAACTTCCTCGTCGCCGCGGGCACCTCACGGGAGATATGA
- a CDS encoding dynamin family protein gives MPSPPDFSATAPHDQVFARIAREIDPADPLAERLHAVVNAARARMGQPMRVAVAGQIKRGKSTLVNALLGEEVSDTGQLELTFNVCEFHHSAHPRLTVHFKDGRTPEEWPPDALSRLTVRSRDGLGLLRAVRKVEVGRPSPLLRRFRVVDTPGLGSVHGTDAENTLAFLGIDDPAERTEAARVLAELGQDARSVHAESAAEMDRADAVVFVFSRGLGRADQQAVDSFAGSYGEVVSPLKAFGVLSRSDQYWPPVGETGRDGMPLEPAGYLTYDPMATARRIAESYGERPLVRRVFRTIVPVAGLLGVGAQCLPGDGFGPLADLAEVEPRLLAERMEDVHLFCVRDHPDLPVPAEVRASLVGRLGAWGVFLACGYLREGLAEAEVRRRLLEHSGVTELRGLVLRHFGNRSALIKLDHGQREIADEVARLRATAQRAGRRPPRVADRVAGLLESARISDPGPSELAALGAHYRGRLNLTAPEEAQLLAVTGERGPGCAARLGLPPDTPVDVLLSTARARAAHWAARAGDPLLDRPTLTVARVVLRSYERVADLVDRARVLLYGDRDDGDGGRDGGDDDGNDPIGLDGERSAP, from the coding sequence ATGCCGAGCCCACCGGACTTCTCGGCCACCGCACCGCACGACCAGGTCTTCGCCAGGATCGCCCGTGAGATCGACCCGGCCGACCCGCTCGCGGAGCGCCTGCACGCCGTGGTGAACGCCGCGCGCGCCCGTATGGGGCAGCCGATGCGGGTCGCCGTCGCGGGCCAGATCAAGCGCGGCAAGTCGACCCTGGTGAACGCGCTGCTCGGCGAAGAGGTCTCGGACACCGGGCAGTTGGAACTCACCTTCAACGTCTGCGAGTTCCACCACTCCGCGCACCCGCGGCTGACCGTCCACTTCAAGGACGGCCGGACGCCCGAGGAGTGGCCTCCGGACGCGCTGTCCCGGCTGACCGTGCGCTCCCGCGACGGGCTGGGCCTGCTGCGTGCGGTGCGGAAGGTGGAGGTGGGCAGACCGAGCCCGCTGCTGCGCCGCTTCCGGGTGGTGGACACCCCGGGCCTGGGCAGTGTGCACGGCACCGACGCCGAGAACACCCTCGCCTTCCTGGGCATCGACGATCCCGCCGAGCGGACGGAGGCGGCCCGGGTGCTCGCCGAGCTGGGCCAGGACGCCCGTTCCGTGCACGCGGAGAGCGCCGCCGAGATGGACCGGGCGGACGCGGTCGTCTTCGTGTTCAGCCGCGGCCTGGGCCGGGCCGACCAGCAGGCGGTGGATTCCTTCGCGGGCTCGTACGGAGAGGTGGTCAGCCCGCTGAAGGCGTTCGGGGTGCTCTCCCGCAGCGACCAGTACTGGCCGCCCGTGGGCGAGACCGGCCGGGACGGCATGCCGCTGGAACCGGCCGGCTATCTCACCTACGACCCCATGGCGACGGCCCGTCGTATCGCCGAGTCCTACGGTGAACGGCCCCTGGTCCGGCGGGTGTTCCGCACGATCGTGCCCGTCGCCGGGCTGCTCGGGGTGGGCGCCCAGTGCCTGCCGGGCGACGGTTTCGGACCGCTCGCCGACCTCGCGGAGGTGGAGCCCAGGCTGCTGGCCGAACGGATGGAGGACGTCCATCTGTTCTGTGTCCGCGACCATCCGGACCTGCCCGTTCCGGCGGAGGTGAGGGCCTCGCTGGTGGGCCGGCTGGGGGCGTGGGGCGTGTTCCTGGCCTGTGGCTACCTCCGGGAGGGGCTGGCCGAGGCGGAGGTGCGCCGGCGGCTGCTGGAACACAGCGGGGTGACCGAGCTGCGGGGCCTGGTGCTGCGGCACTTCGGCAACCGGTCCGCCCTGATCAAACTGGACCACGGGCAGCGCGAGATCGCCGACGAGGTGGCCCGGCTGCGCGCCACGGCACAGCGCGCCGGGCGGCGGCCCCCACGGGTGGCGGACCGGGTCGCCGGGCTGCTGGAGAGCGCCCGGATCAGCGACCCCGGCCCGTCCGAACTGGCCGCGCTGGGCGCCCACTACCGCGGCCGGCTGAACCTGACCGCCCCGGAGGAGGCCCAGCTCCTCGCGGTCACCGGAGAGCGGGGCCCCGGCTGCGCGGCCCGGCTCGGCCTGCCGCCGGACACCCCGGTCGACGTCCTGCTGAGCACCGCCCGCGCCCGCGCCGCCCACTGGGCCGCCCGCGCCGGGGACCCACTGCTCGACCGCCCCACGCTGACGGTCGCACGGGTGGTGCTGCGGTCGTACGAACGCGTCGCCGACCTCGTCGACCGGGCGCGCGTCCTGCTGTACGGCGACAGGGACGACGGCGACGGCGGCCGTGACGGCGGCGACGACGACGGCAACGACCCGATCGGGCTCGACGGTGAGAGGAGTGCCCCATGA
- a CDS encoding alpha/beta fold hydrolase: MSPTPTVLLVHGAFADASSWAGVVEELRGHDIPVRALPNPLRGLASDAAYIASAAAQIDGPVVLVGHSYGGAIITVAGAAENVVGLVYVAAYVPEQGESLGELQGRFPLAPLVANLDEWTYPVDGAEPGVEVTIKQDAFPDIFAADVPAEVTRILAVSQRPLSASVFTEPAATAAWQDKPSWAVVADADEAINPDVQRFGAKRAGATVIEIEGASHAVAVSRPEEVASVIRDAVRATG, translated from the coding sequence ATGTCCCCCACCCCCACCGTCCTGCTCGTGCACGGCGCCTTCGCCGACGCGTCCAGCTGGGCCGGCGTCGTCGAGGAGCTGCGCGGCCACGACATCCCCGTCCGCGCGCTGCCGAACCCGCTGCGCGGCCTGGCCTCCGACGCCGCGTACATCGCCTCGGCGGCGGCCCAGATCGACGGCCCGGTCGTCCTCGTCGGCCACTCCTACGGCGGCGCGATCATCACGGTGGCCGGCGCCGCCGAGAACGTCGTCGGACTGGTCTACGTGGCCGCGTACGTCCCCGAACAGGGCGAGAGCCTGGGCGAGTTGCAGGGTCGCTTCCCGCTCGCACCGCTGGTCGCCAACCTCGACGAGTGGACGTACCCCGTCGACGGCGCCGAACCCGGCGTCGAGGTCACCATCAAGCAGGACGCGTTCCCCGACATCTTCGCCGCCGACGTCCCGGCCGAGGTGACCAGGATTCTCGCGGTCTCCCAACGCCCGCTGTCCGCCTCGGTGTTCACCGAACCGGCCGCGACCGCCGCCTGGCAGGACAAGCCCTCCTGGGCCGTCGTCGCCGACGCCGACGAGGCCATCAACCCCGACGTCCAGCGCTTCGGCGCCAAGCGCGCGGGCGCCACCGTCATCGAGATCGAGGGCGCCTCCCACGCCGTGGCGGTCTCCCGCCCCGAGGAGGTCGCGTCGGTGATCCGCGACGCGGTACGAGCGACAGGCTGA
- a CDS encoding alpha/beta hydrolase, whose product MSDTFDTSDTSDTSDTSDTSDTSDTSDTSEPTRPVLEPAATAFAEATANPPFLFELPPAEGRKAVDEVQSGETGKPDVDEEWITVPGGPTGSVRARIVRPAGAEGVLPVVLYIHGAGWVFGNAHTHDRLVRELAVGAHAAVVFPEYDLSPEARYPVAIEQNYAVAKWVVEQGASKELDGARLAVAGDSVGGNMTAALTLMAKQRGDVPLVQQVLFYPVTDANFDTGSYEQFATGYFLRRDGMRWFWDQYTTDEAERAQITASPLRASVEQLKDLPPALVITGEADVLRDEGEAYANKLREAGVPVTAVRFQGIIHDFVMLNALRGTHAAEAAITLATNTLRRALHTD is encoded by the coding sequence ATGTCCGACACCTTCGACACCTCCGACACCTCCGACACCTCCGACACCTCCGACACCTCCGACACCTCCGACACCTCCGACACCTCCGAGCCGACCCGTCCGGTCCTGGAGCCGGCGGCGACCGCCTTCGCCGAGGCCACCGCCAACCCGCCCTTCCTCTTCGAACTGCCGCCCGCCGAGGGCCGGAAGGCGGTCGACGAGGTGCAGTCCGGCGAGACCGGGAAGCCGGACGTCGACGAGGAGTGGATCACCGTCCCGGGCGGCCCGACGGGCAGCGTCCGGGCCCGGATCGTGCGGCCCGCCGGCGCCGAGGGCGTCCTGCCGGTCGTGCTCTACATCCATGGCGCGGGCTGGGTGTTCGGCAACGCGCACACCCATGACCGGCTGGTGCGCGAGCTGGCGGTCGGCGCGCACGCCGCCGTGGTCTTCCCCGAGTACGACCTCTCCCCCGAGGCCCGTTACCCGGTCGCCATCGAGCAGAACTACGCGGTCGCGAAGTGGGTCGTCGAGCAGGGCGCGTCGAAGGAGCTGGACGGGGCCCGGCTGGCCGTCGCCGGTGACTCGGTCGGCGGCAACATGACCGCCGCGCTGACCCTGATGGCCAAGCAGCGCGGTGACGTCCCGCTGGTCCAGCAGGTGCTGTTCTACCCGGTGACCGACGCGAACTTCGACACCGGCTCGTACGAGCAGTTCGCCACCGGGTACTTCCTGCGCCGCGACGGCATGCGGTGGTTCTGGGACCAGTACACGACCGACGAGGCCGAGCGCGCCCAGATCACCGCGTCCCCGCTGCGGGCGAGCGTCGAGCAGCTCAAGGACCTGCCCCCGGCCCTCGTCATCACGGGTGAGGCCGACGTGCTGCGGGACGAGGGCGAGGCATACGCGAACAAGCTGCGCGAGGCGGGCGTACCGGTGACCGCCGTGCGTTTCCAGGGCATCATCCACGACTTCGTCATGCTCAACGCCCTGCGGGGGACGCACGCCGCCGAGGCCGCGATCACCCTGGCCACGAACACCCTGCGCCGGGCCCTCCACACCGACTGA
- a CDS encoding hydrolase, producing the protein MVGIDDVTATPGPDLLTPDNCAVLFVDHQPQMFFGTGSGDRTAIINATVGLAKAAKVFDVPVVLGTVAAESFSGPLLPQLADVFPGRKTVDRTTMNAWEDVAFVEAVKATGREKLVIAGLWTEVCVVLPALSALAQGYEVYVVTDASGGVSPQAHEHAVQRMIQAGAVPVTWVQVLLEFQRDWARTETYGPTTEVVKEHGGAYGLGIVHAQAVIGEHAAG; encoded by the coding sequence ATGGTCGGCATCGACGACGTCACCGCAACCCCCGGCCCCGACCTGCTCACCCCCGACAACTGCGCGGTCCTGTTCGTGGACCACCAGCCGCAGATGTTCTTCGGCACCGGCAGTGGCGACCGCACCGCGATCATCAACGCGACCGTGGGCCTGGCCAAGGCCGCCAAGGTCTTCGACGTGCCGGTGGTCCTCGGCACGGTGGCCGCCGAGTCCTTCTCCGGCCCGCTGCTGCCGCAGCTCGCGGACGTCTTCCCCGGCCGGAAGACCGTCGACCGTACGACCATGAACGCCTGGGAGGACGTCGCCTTCGTCGAGGCGGTGAAGGCCACCGGCCGCGAGAAGCTGGTGATCGCGGGGCTGTGGACCGAGGTCTGTGTCGTCCTGCCCGCCCTGTCCGCGCTCGCCCAGGGCTACGAGGTGTACGTCGTCACCGACGCGTCCGGCGGGGTCAGCCCGCAGGCCCACGAGCACGCCGTGCAGCGGATGATCCAGGCCGGTGCCGTACCGGTGACCTGGGTGCAGGTGCTCCTGGAGTTCCAGCGCGACTGGGCCCGCACGGAGACGTACGGACCCACCACCGAGGTCGTCAAGGAGCACGGCGGGGCCTACGGCCTCGGCATCGTCCACGCGCAGGCCGTCATCGGCGAGCACGCGGCGGGCTGA
- a CDS encoding helix-turn-helix domain-containing protein: MSRSDTSAIGAAADLRISVLDLGPGLDGTTAELPGDGRPGAGAYRLTARASGAYLLVGVRGTGIPPAARTPDVSLRPGDICFYDADHPPRLDFPTHARLKVLLVPREELGLADGELRRVVATPVARSSRLGTLLSPFLSELADTAVSAEPLVGELLARNAVNLLATLATEQSGRTMTDPPAIPSTPGTPGTPGGPGAPSGRSPLVARVLRFIDEHLADADLSPEVIAGAHHISVRYLHKLFQDEGTTVGRWIQRRRLEECRRDLVLGIRNRRTIASVAGRWGFLSATHFSRVFRAAYGMSPSEWRDAAAPLASRPPRLSPPRARR; this comes from the coding sequence ATGAGCAGGTCCGACACCAGCGCGATCGGAGCGGCGGCCGACCTCCGCATCTCCGTGCTCGACCTGGGTCCCGGCCTCGACGGGACGACCGCGGAGCTGCCCGGGGACGGCCGGCCCGGGGCGGGCGCGTACCGGCTGACCGCGCGGGCGAGCGGCGCGTATCTGCTGGTGGGCGTGCGCGGCACCGGCATCCCGCCCGCCGCGCGGACACCGGATGTCTCCCTCCGGCCCGGAGACATCTGTTTCTACGACGCCGACCACCCGCCGCGCCTGGACTTCCCCACGCACGCCCGGCTGAAGGTCCTTCTCGTCCCGCGCGAGGAACTGGGCCTCGCGGACGGGGAGTTGCGGCGCGTCGTCGCGACCCCGGTCGCCCGGTCGTCCCGGCTGGGGACGCTGCTGTCGCCGTTCCTGTCCGAGCTGGCCGACACGGCGGTCTCGGCCGAGCCCCTGGTCGGCGAACTGCTCGCCAGGAACGCCGTGAACCTGCTGGCCACCCTCGCCACCGAGCAGTCGGGACGGACCATGACGGACCCACCGGCCATCCCGAGCACACCCGGCACACCCGGCACACCCGGCGGGCCGGGCGCGCCGAGCGGCCGGTCGCCGCTGGTGGCCCGGGTGCTGCGGTTCATCGACGAGCATCTGGCCGACGCGGATCTGTCGCCCGAGGTGATCGCGGGCGCCCACCACATCTCGGTGCGCTATCTGCACAAGCTCTTCCAGGACGAGGGCACGACCGTGGGCCGCTGGATCCAGCGGCGCCGCCTGGAGGAGTGCCGCCGCGACCTCGTGCTCGGCATCCGTAACCGCCGCACCATCGCCTCGGTCGCCGGCCGCTGGGGCTTTCTGAGCGCGACCCACTTCAGCCGGGTGTTCCGGGCGGCGTACGGCATGTCACCGAGCGAGTGGCGGGACGCGGCGGCGCCCCTGGCGTCCCGCCCGCCGCGCCTCAGCCCGCCGCGTGCTCGCCGATGA
- a CDS encoding AfsR/SARP family transcriptional regulator yields MRFEVLGPLRVCRDDGEELDLGFPQQRALLGLLVVRAGRPVPWGEIVDVLWPERAPASARNVVRRYAGSLRRLLEPGLPPRAPGRRLPRRAGGCLLEADEDEVDLLRFRALTKRGMRAAATGRSEAASAHFLDALGEWRGPVAMGIPAAARVHAVFASVERELIRTTRMAADAALLSGDSEQLLPRLRRSLELAPLDESLHAAHIMALASSGLQAEALTAYERVRRLLAEELAVKPGPELTTAHARVLRQEWAPPGPPPHPSPTTSPARPDAVDRAATRAATRTADRTADRGDSRQLPPDLPVFIGRRSEIGLLAQTTDSAAVPADAPPHTPAQPPASVLICGMPGVGKTALAVHWAHRVADRFPDGQLHVRLRGFDPVRAPLEPAEALRGLLVALGVPSARMPGRTDSLAGLYRSVVTGRRLLLVLDDAADTEQVRPLLPASPGCLTLVTSRRGLSGLIASGTRPLRLDLPSAADASRMLAAHTGPALPAAEPGAAEEIVTRCGRLPLALTLVAARAATHPTLPLAAVAAELRHTRTSLDAFTPTGGTPTAPVGAPAHIPADIPTDPRTAFARSYRRLPPEPARLFRLLSSHPGPDLTPDTAATLLGLPPRRARLLLDDLADAHLVVEHAPGRYTQHTLLRAFATELAERYDSPDTP; encoded by the coding sequence ATGCGGTTCGAGGTGCTGGGGCCGCTGCGGGTGTGCCGGGACGACGGGGAGGAGCTGGATCTCGGGTTCCCGCAACAGCGCGCGCTGCTGGGGCTGTTGGTGGTGCGGGCCGGCCGACCCGTGCCGTGGGGTGAGATCGTCGACGTACTGTGGCCCGAGCGGGCACCGGCCAGCGCCCGGAACGTGGTGCGTCGTTACGCCGGTTCGCTGCGGCGGCTGCTCGAACCCGGGCTGCCGCCCCGGGCGCCGGGACGACGGCTGCCGCGCCGCGCCGGGGGCTGTCTGCTGGAGGCGGACGAGGACGAGGTCGATCTGCTGCGGTTCCGCGCGCTGACGAAGCGGGGGATGCGGGCGGCGGCCACGGGGCGGTCCGAGGCCGCGTCGGCGCACTTCCTGGACGCGCTGGGCGAGTGGCGCGGCCCGGTGGCCATGGGCATCCCCGCGGCGGCACGGGTGCACGCCGTGTTCGCCTCGGTGGAAAGGGAGTTGATCCGCACGACCCGGATGGCCGCCGACGCGGCACTCCTCAGCGGCGACTCCGAGCAGCTGCTGCCCCGGCTGCGCCGGTCCCTCGAACTCGCGCCCCTGGACGAGTCGTTGCACGCCGCGCACATCATGGCCCTCGCGTCGTCCGGCCTCCAGGCGGAGGCCCTGACCGCCTATGAGCGCGTACGACGGCTGCTGGCCGAGGAGTTGGCGGTGAAGCCCGGCCCGGAACTGACCACGGCCCACGCGCGGGTACTCCGCCAGGAATGGGCCCCACCCGGCCCGCCGCCGCATCCGAGCCCCACCACCAGCCCGGCCCGGCCCGATGCGGTCGACCGCGCTGCCACCCGCGCCGCCACCCGCACTGCCGACCGCACTGCCGACCGCGGCGATTCCCGCCAACTCCCTCCCGATCTCCCCGTGTTCATCGGCAGGCGGTCCGAGATCGGTCTCCTCGCTCAGACCACGGACTCGGCGGCCGTCCCCGCCGACGCGCCCCCGCACACTCCCGCACAGCCCCCCGCCTCCGTGCTGATCTGCGGAATGCCCGGCGTAGGGAAGACCGCGCTGGCGGTGCACTGGGCGCATCGGGTCGCGGACCGGTTCCCGGACGGCCAACTGCACGTCCGGCTGCGGGGGTTCGACCCCGTCCGGGCGCCGCTGGAGCCGGCGGAGGCGTTGCGGGGGCTGCTCGTCGCGCTCGGGGTGCCGTCCGCGCGTATGCCGGGCCGGACGGACTCCCTCGCCGGGCTGTACCGCAGCGTGGTGACCGGCCGACGGCTGCTGCTCGTGCTGGACGACGCGGCCGACACCGAGCAGGTACGGCCGCTGCTGCCCGCGTCGCCCGGCTGTCTGACGCTGGTCACCAGTCGCCGGGGGCTGTCCGGCCTGATCGCTTCGGGCACCCGTCCGCTGCGCCTGGACCTGCCGTCGGCGGCGGACGCGAGCAGGATGCTCGCGGCGCACACCGGCCCCGCCCTACCCGCCGCCGAGCCCGGGGCGGCCGAGGAGATCGTCACCCGGTGCGGTCGCCTGCCGCTGGCCCTGACCCTCGTCGCCGCCCGCGCCGCCACCCACCCGACCCTGCCGCTCGCAGCCGTCGCGGCGGAACTCCGGCACACCCGGACCAGCCTCGACGCCTTCACCCCCACCGGCGGAACACCGACCGCCCCTGTCGGCGCCCCGGCCCACATCCCCGCCGATATCCCGACCGACCCGCGTACCGCCTTCGCCCGCTCCTACCGCCGACTGCCGCCCGAACCCGCGCGCCTGTTCCGGCTGTTGTCGTCACACCCCGGCCCGGACCTGACCCCGGACACGGCCGCGACCCTGCTCGGCCTCCCGCCCCGACGCGCCCGGCTGCTGCTCGACGACCTCGCCGACGCCCACCTCGTCGTCGAACACGCCCCCGGCCGCTACACCCAGCACACCCTGCTGCGCGCCTTCGCCACCGAACTGGCCGAGCGCTACGACTCCCCGGACACCCCATAA